TTTGGTGTGCAGGATTTTACAGAGAGGTACAATTCTTGCCGTGGTAACGCATATGGCCTTGCAAACACATTGCTGCAAACTTCTGTGCTGCGGCCATCCATCAATAATAATAAAGTAAAAAATCTGTTTTATACCGGTCAGCTCACTGTTCCCGGCCCGGGAGTTCCACCTGCGCTGATTTCGGGAAAAGTAGTTACCGATTACATTTTAAAACACATTAACCGAATTCTGTAATAACGCAAGAGATGAATAATTTAGAAATCTTCGACAAGGTGTGCGGGCTTTCATCGAAAATGGTGACGGAGAGATACAGCACGTCCTTTGCCCGTGCCTCTACCCTTTTTCAGCCGGAAATCCGCCAGCATATCTATAATATATACGGTTTTGTGCGGTTTGCAGATGAAATTGTGGATACCTTTCATGGGTACGACAAAGCCAAACTGATGGCCGAATTTGAGACCAGCTATCGCGTTGCTCTCGAAAACGGCATTTCACTTAACCCCATCCTGCATTCATTCTGCCGCACACAGCGCGAGAAAAATATTCCCCAGCACCTGGTAGATTCGTTTCTGCATTCAATGAAAATGGATTTGGCAGATATTAAAGATCTAACCGACGAAAAATATAACGAGTATATTTACGGTTCTGCAGAGGTGGTAGGTCTGATGTGTCTTAAAGTTTTCCTGAACGGCAATGTGGAAGAATATGAAAAACTGAAGCCATACGCACAGAGCCTCGGAGCGGCGTTTCAGAAGATTAATTTCCTGCGCGATATAAGTGCTGATTTTAATGACCTTAACCGTACCTATTTCCCGAACGTTGATTTCCAGAAATTCAGTATCGCGGATAAAAAAGAAATTGAAGAAGATATTGCAGCCGATTTCGCGCACGCGATAAAAGGCATCAGAATGTTGCCGATTTCAAGCAGGATCGCCGTTTTTATGGCGTACAAATATTATAATAACCTGCTTAAAAAAATAAGGAAGGCGCAACCGGCGCAATTGCTGAACCAACGGATCAGGGTTTCCAACGCACGGAAAGTTTACCTTTTCGGGGAAATGATGATCAATAAAAATTTTAATTTAGTGTAAGAAATTATGATGAAGAAAATGTATATAATGCTCTTTTTGGGTTTAGCGTT
This window of the Flavobacteriaceae bacterium 3519-10 genome carries:
- a CDS encoding Phytoene synthase, giving the protein MNNLEIFDKVCGLSSKMVTERYSTSFARASTLFQPEIRQHIYNIYGFVRFADEIVDTFHGYDKAKLMAEFETSYRVALENGISLNPILHSFCRTQREKNIPQHLVDSFLHSMKMDLADIKDLTDEKYNEYIYGSAEVVGLMCLKVFLNGNVEEYEKLKPYAQSLGAAFQKINFLRDISADFNDLNRTYFPNVDFQKFSIADKKEIEEDIAADFAHAIKGIRMLPISSRIAVFMAYKYYNNLLKKIRKAQPAQLLNQRIRVSNARKVYLFGEMMINKNFNLV